One window from the genome of Camelus bactrianus isolate YW-2024 breed Bactrian camel chromosome 4, ASM4877302v1, whole genome shotgun sequence encodes:
- the ADAMTSL2 gene encoding ADAMTS-like protein 2 isoform X7 gives MELVSGLAGWMADGGLHAGHGPCWLWHLWLGVHRPLGPRAQGRQARPARCFRLLLTVVGPLTQDNSPTSNSLEAGTDATAYWWGEWTKWTACSRSCGAGVTSQERHCLQQRRTSVTGAGNRTCTGTSKRYQLCRVQECPPDGRSFREEQCSSFDSRVYNGRTHQWKPLYPDDYVHISSKPCDLHCTTVDGQRQLMVPARDGTSCKLADLRGVCVSGKCEPIGCDGVLFSTHTLDKCGVCQGDGSSCTHVTGNYRKGNAHLGYSLVTHIPAGARDIQIVERKKSADVLALADEAGYYFFNGNFKVDSPKNFNIAGTVVKYRRPMDVYETGIEYIVAQGPTNQGLNVMVWNQNGKSPSITFEYTLLQPPHAHRVQPVYYSFSEPASDSAESQELDGAGLAGFLQHNSSLYGQASSERLGLDHRLFGHRDPGIELGLSRDQETNEVCAQASGGACAGPPRGKGFRDGNATGTALAGDRDDQEADARFTSQELLSANAISDQLLGTGSDSRELPLNETFNSIFAQGAPRSSPADSLYVDYEENEGASIYLLNGSYLELSSDRVTNASSEAPFPNASASLPAVAGNRTQKARTRPKARKQGVSPADMYRWKLSSHEPCSATCTTGVMSTYAMCVRYDGIEVDDSYCDALTRPEPVQEFCAGRECQPRWETSSWSECSRTCGEGYQFRIVRCWKMLSPGFDSSVYSDLCEAAEAVRPEERKTCRNPACGPQWEMSEWSECTAKCGERSVVTRDIRCSEDEKLCDPNTRPVGEKDCTGPPCDRQWTVSDWGPCSGSCGQGRMIRHVYCKTSDGRVVPESQCQTETKPLAIHPCGDKNCPAHWLAQDWERCNTTCGRGVKKRLVLCMELANGKPQTRSGPECGLAKKPPEESTCFERPCFKWYTSPWSECTKTCGVGVRMRDVKCYQGTDIVRGCDPLVKPVGRQACDLQPCPTEPPDDSCQDQPGTNCALAIKVNLCGHWYYSKACCRSCRPPHS, from the exons ATGGAGCTGGTTTCAGGGCTGGCAG GATGGATGGCAGATGGTGGCCTTCACGCTGGGCATGGTCCCTGCTGGCTGTGGCACTTGTGGCTGGGGGTGCATCGTCCACTGGGGCCACG GGCCCAAGGACGGCAGGCCCGTCCGGCCAGGTGCTTCCGCCTCCTTCTAACCGTCGTGGGGCCTCTCACCCAGGACAACAGCCCAACGTCTAACAGCCTGGAGGCGGGCACTGATGCCACCGCCTACTGGTGGGGAGAGTGGACGAAGTGGACAGCATGTTCCCGCAGCTGCGGGGCCGGGGTGACGTCCCAGGAGCGGCACTGTCTGCAGCAGAG GAGGACGTCTGTCACGGGCGCCGGGAACCGGACCTGCACGGGCACATCCAAGAGGTACCAGCTGTGCAGAGTGCAG GAGTGTCCGCCGGACGGGAGGAGCTTCCGCGAGGAGCAGTGCAGCTCCTTCGACTCCCGCGTGTACAACGGGCGGACGCACCAGTGGAAGCCCCTGTATCCCG ATGACTACGTGCACATCTCCAGCAAGCCGTGCGACCTGCACTGCACCACGGTGGACGGCCAGCGGCAGCTTATGGTCCCAGCCCGTGACGGCACGTCCTGCAAGCTCGCCGACCTGCGAGGGGTCTGCGTGTCTGGAAAATGTGAG CCCATCGGCTGTGACGGGGTGCTCTTCTCCACCCACACGCTGGACAAGTGCGGCGTCTGCCAGGGCGACGGTAGCAGCTGCACCCACGTGACGGGCAACTACCGCAAGGGGAACGCCCACCTGG GGTACTCTCTGGTGACCCACATCCCGGCCGGCGCCCGAGACATCCAGATTGTGGAACGGAAGAAGTCGGCCGACGTCCTGG CTCTTGCCGATGAAGCCGGCTACTACTTCTTCAATGGCAACTTCAAGGTGGACAGCCCCAAGAACTTCAACATCGCGGGCACCGTGGTCAAGTACCGGCGGCCCATGGACGTGTACGAGACCGGCATCGAGTACATCGTGGCGCAGGGGCCCACCAACCAGGGCCTGAACGTCATG GTGTGGAACCAGAACGGCAAAAGCCCCTCCATCACCTTCGAGTACACGCTGCTGCAGCCACCGCACGCGCACCGCGTCCAGCCCGTCTACTACAGCTTCTCCGAGCCCGCCTCGGACAGCGCGGAGAGCCAGGAGCTGGACGGCGCCGGGCTGGCGGGCTTCCTGCAACACAACAGCTCCCTCTACGGCCAGGCCTCCTCGGAGCGGCTGGGCCTGGACCACCGACTGTTCGGCCACCGGGACCCGGGGATCGAGCTGGGTCTGAGCAGAGACCAGGAGACCAACGAGGTGTGCGCGCAGGCCAGCGGCGGGGCCTGCGCGGGGCCCCCCAGGGGCAAGGGCTTCCGAG ATGGCAACGCCACTGGAACGGCTCTCGCGGGAGACCGGGATGACCAAGAGGCCGATGCCCGCTTTACCTCCCAGGAGCTCCTCTCGGCCAACGCCATCTCTGACCAGCTCCTGGGCACAGGCTCTGACTCCAGGGAGCTCCCCCTCAATGAGACGTTCAACAGCATCTTTGCACAGGGCGCCCCGAGGAGCTCCCCGGCTGACAGCCTCTACGTTGACTACGAGGAGAATGAGGGAGCCAGCATTTACCTGCTCAATGGATCCTACCTGGAGCTGAGCAGTGACAGAGTGACCAATGCCTCCTCCGAGGCCCCGTTCCCCAATGCCAGTGCCAGCCTCCCCGCCGTGGCCGGGAACAGGACGCAGAAGGCCAG GACCAGGCCCAAGGCCCGCAAGCAAGGCGTGAGTCCCGCAGACATGTACCGGTGGAAGCTCTCGTCCCACGAGCCCTGCAGTGCCACCTGCACCACAG GGGTCATGTCGACCTACGCCATGTGCGTCCGCTACGATGGCATTGAGGTGGATGACAGCTACTGCGACGCCCTGACCAGGCCTGAGCCCGTCCAGGAGTTCTGCGCGGGGAGGGAGTGCCAGCCCAG GTGGGAGACGAGCAGCTGGAGCGAGTGCTCGCGCACCTGCGGCGAGGGCTACCAGTTCCGCATCGTGCGCTGCTGGAAGATGCTCTCGCCCGGCTTCGACAGCTCCGTGTACAGCGACCTGTGCGAAGCCGCCGAGGCCGTGCGGCCCGAGGAGCGCAAAACGTGCCGGAACCCGGCCTGCGGGCCCCAGTGGGAGATGTCCGAGTGGTCGGAG TGCACAGCCAAGTGTGGGGAGCGCAGCGTGGTGACCAGGGACATCCGCTGCTCGGAGGATGAGAAGCTGTGTGACCCCAACACCAGGCCTGTGGGGGAGAAGGACTGCACAGGccccccctgcgaccgccagtgGACCGTATCCGACTGGGGGCCG TGCAGTGGAAGCTGCGGGCAGGGCCGCATGATCAGACACGTGTACTGCAAGACCAGCGACGGCCGGGTGGTGCCCGAGTCTCAGTGCCAGACAGAGACCAAGCCTCTGGCCATCCACCCCTGCGGAGACAAGAACTGCCCCGCCCACTGGCTGGCCCAGGACTGGGAGCGG TGCAACACCACCTGTGGCCGAGGCGTGAAGAAGAGACTGGTCCTGTGCATGGAACTGGCCAACGGGAAGCCACAGACACGCAGCGGCCCTGAGTGCGGCCTGGCCAAGAAGCCCCCCGAGGAGAGCACGTGCTTCGAGAGGCCCTGCTTCAAGTGGTACACCAGCCCCTGGTCTGAG TGCACCAAGACCTGCGGGGTGGGCGTGCGGATGCGAGACGTGAAGTGTTACCAGGGGACTGACATCGTCCGAGGCTGCGACCCGCTGGTGAAGCCTGTTGGCAGACAGGCCTGTGACCTGCAGCCTTGCCCCACGGAGCCCCCAG ACGACAGCTGCCAGGACCAGCCAGGCACCAACTGCGCCCTGGCCATCAAGGTGAACCTCTGCGGCCACTGGTACTACAGCAAGGCCTGCTGCCGCTCCTGCAGGCCCCCCCACTCCTAG
- the ADAMTSL2 gene encoding ADAMTS-like protein 2 isoform X9: protein MELVSGLAGWMADGGLHAGHGPCWLWHLWLGVHRPLGPRAQGRQARPARCFRLLLTVVGPLTQDNSPTSNSLEAGTDATAYWWGEWTKWTACSRSCGAGVTSQERHCLQQRRTSVTGAGNRTCTGTSKRYQLCRVQECPPDGRSFREEQCSSFDSRVYNGRTHQWKPLYPDDYVHISSKPCDLHCTTVDGQRQLMVPARDGTSCKLADLRGVCVSGKCEPIGCDGVLFSTHTLDKCGVCQGDGSSCTHVTGNYRKGNAHLGYSLVTHIPAGARDIQIVERKKSADVLALADEAGYYFFNGNFKVDSPKNFNIAGTVVKYRRPMDVYETGIEYIVAQGPTNQGLNVMVWNQNGKSPSITFEYTLLQPPHAHRVQPVYYSFSEPASDSAESQELDGAGLAGFLQHNSSLYGQASSERLGLDHRLFGHRDPGIELGLSRDQETNEGAPRSSPADSLYVDYEENEGASIYLLNGSYLELSSDRVTNASSEAPFPNASASLPAVAGNRTQKARTRPKARKQGVSPADMYRWKLSSHEPCSATCTTGVMSTYAMCVRYDGIEVDDSYCDALTRPEPVQEFCAGRECQPRQVGDEQLERVLAHLRRGLPVPHRALLEDALARLRQLRVQRPVRSRRGRAARGAQNVPEPGLRAPVGDVRVVGGVHAQSEPCTAKCGERSVVTRDIRCSEDEKLCDPNTRPVGEKDCTGPPCDRQWTVSDWGPCSGSCGQGRMIRHVYCKTSDGRVVPESQCQTETKPLAIHPCGDKNCPAHWLAQDWERCNTTCGRGVKKRLVLCMELANGKPQTRSGPECGLAKKPPEESTCFERPCFKWYTSPWSELPRVLCRLRRSSLATGVGSALLRWGFGHAVSPRQCTKTCGVGVRMRDVKCYQGTDIVRGCDPLVKPVGRQACDLQPCPTEPPDDSCQDQPGTNCALAIKVNLCGHWYYSKACCRSCRPPHS from the exons ATGGAGCTGGTTTCAGGGCTGGCAG GATGGATGGCAGATGGTGGCCTTCACGCTGGGCATGGTCCCTGCTGGCTGTGGCACTTGTGGCTGGGGGTGCATCGTCCACTGGGGCCACG GGCCCAAGGACGGCAGGCCCGTCCGGCCAGGTGCTTCCGCCTCCTTCTAACCGTCGTGGGGCCTCTCACCCAGGACAACAGCCCAACGTCTAACAGCCTGGAGGCGGGCACTGATGCCACCGCCTACTGGTGGGGAGAGTGGACGAAGTGGACAGCATGTTCCCGCAGCTGCGGGGCCGGGGTGACGTCCCAGGAGCGGCACTGTCTGCAGCAGAG GAGGACGTCTGTCACGGGCGCCGGGAACCGGACCTGCACGGGCACATCCAAGAGGTACCAGCTGTGCAGAGTGCAG GAGTGTCCGCCGGACGGGAGGAGCTTCCGCGAGGAGCAGTGCAGCTCCTTCGACTCCCGCGTGTACAACGGGCGGACGCACCAGTGGAAGCCCCTGTATCCCG ATGACTACGTGCACATCTCCAGCAAGCCGTGCGACCTGCACTGCACCACGGTGGACGGCCAGCGGCAGCTTATGGTCCCAGCCCGTGACGGCACGTCCTGCAAGCTCGCCGACCTGCGAGGGGTCTGCGTGTCTGGAAAATGTGAG CCCATCGGCTGTGACGGGGTGCTCTTCTCCACCCACACGCTGGACAAGTGCGGCGTCTGCCAGGGCGACGGTAGCAGCTGCACCCACGTGACGGGCAACTACCGCAAGGGGAACGCCCACCTGG GGTACTCTCTGGTGACCCACATCCCGGCCGGCGCCCGAGACATCCAGATTGTGGAACGGAAGAAGTCGGCCGACGTCCTGG CTCTTGCCGATGAAGCCGGCTACTACTTCTTCAATGGCAACTTCAAGGTGGACAGCCCCAAGAACTTCAACATCGCGGGCACCGTGGTCAAGTACCGGCGGCCCATGGACGTGTACGAGACCGGCATCGAGTACATCGTGGCGCAGGGGCCCACCAACCAGGGCCTGAACGTCATG GTGTGGAACCAGAACGGCAAAAGCCCCTCCATCACCTTCGAGTACACGCTGCTGCAGCCACCGCACGCGCACCGCGTCCAGCCCGTCTACTACAGCTTCTCCGAGCCCGCCTCGGACAGCGCGGAGAGCCAGGAGCTGGACGGCGCCGGGCTGGCGGGCTTCCTGCAACACAACAGCTCCCTCTACGGCCAGGCCTCCTCGGAGCGGCTGGGCCTGGACCACCGACTGTTCGGCCACCGGGACCCGGGGATCGAGCTGGGTCTGAGCAGAGACCAGGAGACCAACGAG GGCGCCCCGAGGAGCTCCCCGGCTGACAGCCTCTACGTTGACTACGAGGAGAATGAGGGAGCCAGCATTTACCTGCTCAATGGATCCTACCTGGAGCTGAGCAGTGACAGAGTGACCAATGCCTCCTCCGAGGCCCCGTTCCCCAATGCCAGTGCCAGCCTCCCCGCCGTGGCCGGGAACAGGACGCAGAAGGCCAG GACCAGGCCCAAGGCCCGCAAGCAAGGCGTGAGTCCCGCAGACATGTACCGGTGGAAGCTCTCGTCCCACGAGCCCTGCAGTGCCACCTGCACCACAG GGGTCATGTCGACCTACGCCATGTGCGTCCGCTACGATGGCATTGAGGTGGATGACAGCTACTGCGACGCCCTGACCAGGCCTGAGCCCGTCCAGGAGTTCTGCGCGGGGAGGGAGTGCCAGCCCAG GCAGGTGGGAGACGAGCAGCTGGAGCGAGTGCTCGCGCACCTGCGGCGAGGGCTACCAGTTCCGCATCGTGCGCTGCTGGAAGATGCTCTCGCCCGGCTTCGACAGCTCCGTGTACAGCGACCTGTGCGAAGCCGCCGAGGCCGTGCGGCCCGAGGAGCGCAAAACGTGCCGGAACCCGGCCTGCGGGCCCCAGTGGGAGATGTCCGAGTGGTCGGAGGTGTGCATGCGCAGAGTGAGCCG TGCACAGCCAAGTGTGGGGAGCGCAGCGTGGTGACCAGGGACATCCGCTGCTCGGAGGATGAGAAGCTGTGTGACCCCAACACCAGGCCTGTGGGGGAGAAGGACTGCACAGGccccccctgcgaccgccagtgGACCGTATCCGACTGGGGGCCG TGCAGTGGAAGCTGCGGGCAGGGCCGCATGATCAGACACGTGTACTGCAAGACCAGCGACGGCCGGGTGGTGCCCGAGTCTCAGTGCCAGACAGAGACCAAGCCTCTGGCCATCCACCCCTGCGGAGACAAGAACTGCCCCGCCCACTGGCTGGCCCAGGACTGGGAGCGG TGCAACACCACCTGTGGCCGAGGCGTGAAGAAGAGACTGGTCCTGTGCATGGAACTGGCCAACGGGAAGCCACAGACACGCAGCGGCCCTGAGTGCGGCCTGGCCAAGAAGCCCCCCGAGGAGAGCACGTGCTTCGAGAGGCCCTGCTTCAAGTGGTACACCAGCCCCTGGTCTGAG CTTCCACGTGTCTTGTGTCGGTTGAGACGCAGCAGCCTGGCAACAGGGGTGGGGTCCGCCCTCCTCCGGTGGGGCTTTGGCCATGCCGTCTCTCCCCGTCAGTGCACCAAGACCTGCGGGGTGGGCGTGCGGATGCGAGACGTGAAGTGTTACCAGGGGACTGACATCGTCCGAGGCTGCGACCCGCTGGTGAAGCCTGTTGGCAGACAGGCCTGTGACCTGCAGCCTTGCCCCACGGAGCCCCCAG ACGACAGCTGCCAGGACCAGCCAGGCACCAACTGCGCCCTGGCCATCAAGGTGAACCTCTGCGGCCACTGGTACTACAGCAAGGCCTGCTGCCGCTCCTGCAGGCCCCCCCACTCCTAG
- the ADAMTSL2 gene encoding ADAMTS-like protein 2 isoform X6, whose translation MELVSGLAGWMADGGLHAGHGPCWLWHLWLGVHRPLGPRAQGRQARPARCFRLLLTVVGPLTQDNSPTSNSLEAGTDATAYWWGEWTKWTACSRSCGAGVTSQERHCLQQRRTSVTGAGNRTCTGTSKRYQLCRVQECPPDGRSFREEQCSSFDSRVYNGRTHQWKPLYPDDYVHISSKPCDLHCTTVDGQRQLMVPARDGTSCKLADLRGVCVSGKCEPIGCDGVLFSTHTLDKCGVCQGDGSSCTHVTGNYRKGNAHLGYSLVTHIPAGARDIQIVERKKSADVLALADEAGYYFFNGNFKVDSPKNFNIAGTVVKYRRPMDVYETGIEYIVAQGPTNQGLNVMVWNQNGKSPSITFEYTLLQPPHAHRVQPVYYSFSEPASDSAESQELDGAGLAGFLQHNSSLYGQASSERLGLDHRLFGHRDPGIELGLSRDQETNEVCAQASGGACAGPPRGKGFRDGNATGTALAGDRDDQEADARFTSQELLSANAISDQLLGTGSDSRELPLNETFNSIFAQGAPRSSPADSLYVDYEENEGASIYLLNGSYLELSSDRVTNASSEAPFPNASASLPAVAGNRTQKARTRPKARKQGVSPADMYRWKLSSHEPCSATCTTGVMSTYAMCVRYDGIEVDDSYCDALTRPEPVQEFCAGRECQPRQVGDEQLERVLAHLRRGLPVPHRALLEDALARLRQLRVQRPVRSRRGRAARGAQNVPEPGLRAPVGDVRVVGGVHAQSEPCTAKCGERSVVTRDIRCSEDEKLCDPNTRPVGEKDCTGPPCDRQWTVSDWGPCSGSCGQGRMIRHVYCKTSDGRVVPESQCQTETKPLAIHPCGDKNCPAHWLAQDWERCNTTCGRGVKKRLVLCMELANGKPQTRSGPECGLAKKPPEESTCFERPCFKWYTSPWSECTKTCGVGVRMRDVKCYQGTDIVRGCDPLVKPVGRQACDLQPCPTEPPDDSCQDQPGTNCALAIKVNLCGHWYYSKACCRSCRPPHS comes from the exons ATGGAGCTGGTTTCAGGGCTGGCAG GATGGATGGCAGATGGTGGCCTTCACGCTGGGCATGGTCCCTGCTGGCTGTGGCACTTGTGGCTGGGGGTGCATCGTCCACTGGGGCCACG GGCCCAAGGACGGCAGGCCCGTCCGGCCAGGTGCTTCCGCCTCCTTCTAACCGTCGTGGGGCCTCTCACCCAGGACAACAGCCCAACGTCTAACAGCCTGGAGGCGGGCACTGATGCCACCGCCTACTGGTGGGGAGAGTGGACGAAGTGGACAGCATGTTCCCGCAGCTGCGGGGCCGGGGTGACGTCCCAGGAGCGGCACTGTCTGCAGCAGAG GAGGACGTCTGTCACGGGCGCCGGGAACCGGACCTGCACGGGCACATCCAAGAGGTACCAGCTGTGCAGAGTGCAG GAGTGTCCGCCGGACGGGAGGAGCTTCCGCGAGGAGCAGTGCAGCTCCTTCGACTCCCGCGTGTACAACGGGCGGACGCACCAGTGGAAGCCCCTGTATCCCG ATGACTACGTGCACATCTCCAGCAAGCCGTGCGACCTGCACTGCACCACGGTGGACGGCCAGCGGCAGCTTATGGTCCCAGCCCGTGACGGCACGTCCTGCAAGCTCGCCGACCTGCGAGGGGTCTGCGTGTCTGGAAAATGTGAG CCCATCGGCTGTGACGGGGTGCTCTTCTCCACCCACACGCTGGACAAGTGCGGCGTCTGCCAGGGCGACGGTAGCAGCTGCACCCACGTGACGGGCAACTACCGCAAGGGGAACGCCCACCTGG GGTACTCTCTGGTGACCCACATCCCGGCCGGCGCCCGAGACATCCAGATTGTGGAACGGAAGAAGTCGGCCGACGTCCTGG CTCTTGCCGATGAAGCCGGCTACTACTTCTTCAATGGCAACTTCAAGGTGGACAGCCCCAAGAACTTCAACATCGCGGGCACCGTGGTCAAGTACCGGCGGCCCATGGACGTGTACGAGACCGGCATCGAGTACATCGTGGCGCAGGGGCCCACCAACCAGGGCCTGAACGTCATG GTGTGGAACCAGAACGGCAAAAGCCCCTCCATCACCTTCGAGTACACGCTGCTGCAGCCACCGCACGCGCACCGCGTCCAGCCCGTCTACTACAGCTTCTCCGAGCCCGCCTCGGACAGCGCGGAGAGCCAGGAGCTGGACGGCGCCGGGCTGGCGGGCTTCCTGCAACACAACAGCTCCCTCTACGGCCAGGCCTCCTCGGAGCGGCTGGGCCTGGACCACCGACTGTTCGGCCACCGGGACCCGGGGATCGAGCTGGGTCTGAGCAGAGACCAGGAGACCAACGAGGTGTGCGCGCAGGCCAGCGGCGGGGCCTGCGCGGGGCCCCCCAGGGGCAAGGGCTTCCGAG ATGGCAACGCCACTGGAACGGCTCTCGCGGGAGACCGGGATGACCAAGAGGCCGATGCCCGCTTTACCTCCCAGGAGCTCCTCTCGGCCAACGCCATCTCTGACCAGCTCCTGGGCACAGGCTCTGACTCCAGGGAGCTCCCCCTCAATGAGACGTTCAACAGCATCTTTGCACAGGGCGCCCCGAGGAGCTCCCCGGCTGACAGCCTCTACGTTGACTACGAGGAGAATGAGGGAGCCAGCATTTACCTGCTCAATGGATCCTACCTGGAGCTGAGCAGTGACAGAGTGACCAATGCCTCCTCCGAGGCCCCGTTCCCCAATGCCAGTGCCAGCCTCCCCGCCGTGGCCGGGAACAGGACGCAGAAGGCCAG GACCAGGCCCAAGGCCCGCAAGCAAGGCGTGAGTCCCGCAGACATGTACCGGTGGAAGCTCTCGTCCCACGAGCCCTGCAGTGCCACCTGCACCACAG GGGTCATGTCGACCTACGCCATGTGCGTCCGCTACGATGGCATTGAGGTGGATGACAGCTACTGCGACGCCCTGACCAGGCCTGAGCCCGTCCAGGAGTTCTGCGCGGGGAGGGAGTGCCAGCCCAG GCAGGTGGGAGACGAGCAGCTGGAGCGAGTGCTCGCGCACCTGCGGCGAGGGCTACCAGTTCCGCATCGTGCGCTGCTGGAAGATGCTCTCGCCCGGCTTCGACAGCTCCGTGTACAGCGACCTGTGCGAAGCCGCCGAGGCCGTGCGGCCCGAGGAGCGCAAAACGTGCCGGAACCCGGCCTGCGGGCCCCAGTGGGAGATGTCCGAGTGGTCGGAGGTGTGCATGCGCAGAGTGAGCCG TGCACAGCCAAGTGTGGGGAGCGCAGCGTGGTGACCAGGGACATCCGCTGCTCGGAGGATGAGAAGCTGTGTGACCCCAACACCAGGCCTGTGGGGGAGAAGGACTGCACAGGccccccctgcgaccgccagtgGACCGTATCCGACTGGGGGCCG TGCAGTGGAAGCTGCGGGCAGGGCCGCATGATCAGACACGTGTACTGCAAGACCAGCGACGGCCGGGTGGTGCCCGAGTCTCAGTGCCAGACAGAGACCAAGCCTCTGGCCATCCACCCCTGCGGAGACAAGAACTGCCCCGCCCACTGGCTGGCCCAGGACTGGGAGCGG TGCAACACCACCTGTGGCCGAGGCGTGAAGAAGAGACTGGTCCTGTGCATGGAACTGGCCAACGGGAAGCCACAGACACGCAGCGGCCCTGAGTGCGGCCTGGCCAAGAAGCCCCCCGAGGAGAGCACGTGCTTCGAGAGGCCCTGCTTCAAGTGGTACACCAGCCCCTGGTCTGAG TGCACCAAGACCTGCGGGGTGGGCGTGCGGATGCGAGACGTGAAGTGTTACCAGGGGACTGACATCGTCCGAGGCTGCGACCCGCTGGTGAAGCCTGTTGGCAGACAGGCCTGTGACCTGCAGCCTTGCCCCACGGAGCCCCCAG ACGACAGCTGCCAGGACCAGCCAGGCACCAACTGCGCCCTGGCCATCAAGGTGAACCTCTGCGGCCACTGGTACTACAGCAAGGCCTGCTGCCGCTCCTGCAGGCCCCCCCACTCCTAG